GGAGATTTTAGTCAGTCCAGATCTTTTCTATCTATCCACCCATCTGTACTCACGCCCTCTATCAGTCCAACCTCATCCCCTCTGTTGAACACTGGGGTGCCAGGCAGGGTGAAGAGCAGCATATGGTAGAGGCGTGTGGGCAAATCTGAAGTGTGTTTACTCAGGCTCCAGGCAAGGCTAGAGTGGCTGGGATAGAGCTTCATTATGTCCTCAGCCTCCTGCACCCCAGACAGATTAAAACTTTGCAGTCTGGTTAGCAACAGATCAACTCCAGTGTTCTCCAGCAGCAGAGAGACATTGTCTGCAGGCAGCTTGGTGAATGAACCTATCAGAGCACTAAGAAAGAACAAAGACATTAGCAAGGTATAGATATCTCTCTTTAAATAAGACTCGATTTTAggttttattataaatgtgtcACTTGTTATATAATAcccagtaaataaatataagtcCAGCATTATAGagttcatacatttttttttattttttccagacCATGATGTACCAGAGCAAGGAAGAATAAATCCAAATAATTCTTAATAATCATATCGAGGAAGTTCTGTAaagaaaagcaatttttttctatttttatttttcttgcatgATGCTGGACTTCTGGTACACCCTTATTCCTAATCTAAGCGTTGATTAATTATGATTATGCTATAACACTAAGATACAAGTAGGGGGAACTAGCagcactgctttaaaaaaaaaaaaaaaactttgggaAAATACTTCAGTGTAACCACAAGGTGTCTCTACAGCCCCACTTACCTTTTTTTAGTCCCTTCTGTGGTGTTGGGATGAATAACATTCTGGATGGACTTCCAGGTAGCAGTATTGACAACCTGGCTCATATCAGAAATGAGAAAGCCATCCACTCCTTGTTGTAGCCAGTAGGCACATGCATCCTGGtagagagcaaaagaaaaagattcTTCTATACAGTCTACATTCTATATGTTCTTATGCAAGAAATATGACCTCATTTGAACTTTTGCACATTCATTTTTTATACTCTATAGTTTTGTCTTTCTGACAAATTCTCACCTGAAATTTTTCAAGAGCAGCAGCAACGTTGTTGAACCAAGCTGCAGCTCCCTTATAGTTGGGTGTCAGATTCAGCACTATAGAGATacctgagagagacacagaaacaaGTAAATATACCATAATGCTGTGTAAAGTAACACCATCATGAGTTTCCATtcagtgttgttttgtttggagAGTAGTCCATAAGTGGTGCaataatcatgattatttaGGTCATGAGTATATAGGGAGACACACCCTTCTTGTGGGCTCTTTCTAGCAGGCTGTCCAGGTCTTTCTGAGTGCCCAGCACAGGGTCTATGTCTTTCAAATTCAATGTACTCATTTGGTCCTcctgaacagtgtgtattgggccCAGGATCAACCCTTTCACCTTCAGCTGGTTCAGACTGTCCAGGTTGTTTTCTATTCCTgcaaagagtgagagagaacaaGAACAAAATCAGTATAACACATCATACCAAAGCACAACCCTGTGGCAAATCGTTACCCATTAACTATAGTTATTACAACTATgttcataaatattaaagattaaGAATTTTTTGTGGTTGATAACTGATACAACACCAAGGGCATTTAATTGTATGCGAGTTGAAATACATTTTCGTGGGTCCGACTGTACACAAGACCCCTGTCTTTCATTACAATTACCCAACAGAGatctaccaaaaaaaacaacaacaacaccatgAAAACCCAGAGCAGGCAATAATTTTTGATGAGGGAAGCAGATTGTGGACTATTTCTCAATTTCAGCATGTGATCTCCAGCATGAGAGTCACAAGACGCTGGCAAGTTTTGCAATAGCTTTGACTGAGACCATACAGCAACCTACCAAACctagtgtgaaaaaaaaaaataataataataataaataataattaacttgCATAGTGATTGAATTGCATAGTGGCATCCATCTTAAATGATCTGGTATTTTGCCCACACTCAAAATGTTAGCTTAGTTTACAAGGAATTGTAGCGAATTGATCTGTGGTACCTGACACTTTAACCTCCTTAAACTGCCAGATTATTATACAGTTACTTATCTTGATGcctattattcagtaactacattgAGACTAATAGGAATGGTATGTAGTGATGAAAGCAAGGAATGTAATCTGGGTCACTGAACTCATACCATCATTCaaagaattattatttataaaatattgtaatgtaTTATGTTGTAAATTTAAGTGCATGTTGTTCCATGATTGAGGTTGAAGGACACTCTGTAGCCTCTCAGTGATTTAGTGATTACTAGAAGATTGCTGGGAAACATAGGATAACATAGGACAAGTAGGATAAGAATTGTTAAGTCTTAAtagaaaaacaatattttaactTGTCCCTGGAAAGCTACAATAATTTTGTAAGTGAAATATGTTTGCAAAATGCAGACCTAAGAGCTTGAAATACAATGTCAGTTTAACCTAAAAGGACTGTTATAACATTATTTCAGTACCTTTAATGCCTTCAGAGTAGCTGTTCACATCAGATATCTGGTAGAGCGGTCCCTCATTCCACCAGTGCATGTCAGGAACAGGTTTACACCGGGGAGCCTGAACAATGATCACCACTGCCCCGGCCAGCATTCCAACCCAGCCGAGCCAGAACAGAACCAACAAGACCCAGCGAATCCGCACCCATCTGAAAACACAGCGAGAGTCAGTTTCAAAGTAGGGGTGCATCGTAAGAATCACTTGTCCCATCCCAACACATACATTGCAATATTATCTCCTCAATTTTTGTTTGTCTATTAACTGACTTGGTTCATATTCTACATATACTTCTTCCAGAGTTAgggattgttttatttcatgaataagCTGAATCTAAATTTTTAGCACCCCTATTTGTCACGATGGTCTGTTGCCACGCTGATAAATCCAGTCAGGCAGCTCCTATGGATCACTGACTTTGTTACTGTCCAATACTTTCTCCAAAAGAAATGCAAACATATTACTGTGCAGACCTATTACAATATACATTGTGTAATTAACATTGCATTAGACAATAAGGAAATTGTTGCTGTTGTAGTTACTCTACAGTGGGTATAGTGTCTACTCTTGTCAAAAACATGTAAAGATACAGTGAGTTTGTGAATGTGGTACAAATCTAAGCTACAGAACCTGCTGTGCAAAGACACACAGTAATCTCACACAACACATAGATGGTGTTTAAAAGCTTTTAGTCACTTAGAGCAGTAGAAATATCTGCGTTGTTCAGGGAAATCAATACAAATGTTGCAGGCCTGATGCTGATGGTTTGTGAAATTATACTCCAATAAGAAAGGCTTGCTCTATTTGAGAGCGTGTACCCTGTGGTGCCTGCTACTCTCATCAGCTCTTCTTTAGTCAGGCCGGTGAATTTGACCTCTTTCTCCTCTGGAACCTTCACTTTCACACAGCCATTCTTCTCCGTGTCTGTGTTCATCGACTGCTTCTCCTGCTCCATCTCATTCAGCTCCACCTCCTTCATATCGGCCTCTGTACTCATGGTGTCTCAGGTGAATTCTTAGCGAGAACATAAGACGAGCTATGACATTAAACTGCCGCAAGTTCCTTATCTAAACAATTTTATATCACTGCTAtgacataaatgttaaatctgtGCTATGAGAAATGTTAACTCTAAAAAGGTCTTTATgtcttaattaattattaattaataatatatctATTCAAATATAACCTAAGTTATATCAATATATCagaaaataagaataagaatattgCTTAAACTTATTGCTTAAACTTTACATTACCGATAAAGACAGTGGATAGGTCTCTTCTAACAGGTCCTCCGTGGGTCCAAATCCTGCCACTTATACCAGAAGGCACTGTGGTAGTGACACTAGCTCTTATAGTCCTATAAACCAGCTCTGGATCTAAACTCCACCCCCACATTGCTATTGGCTAGATGAATGACGTAAGAACAGGGGGCCGAGAAGCTGCCATTGCACATGCTGATAAGACCAGGCAATGCTGTCATGAAGAGATACTACATTTTTCCATGGCCCCTTGGTCAAATCCAGGGTCATAACTAGGGTGGCACAGGTTGGCAGCTGCCCCCACTGTCATAAGCCTTGCCTCCCCAACTCTAACCTCAAGTCTGAGAAGTTTATTACTCCTATGCAATTCATGcagaattaattaatcatattCAGCTCATTGTAGTGCTGTAGGTATTTCAACCAAATCGTTTGAATATTAGAAACTATAGAGCAGCCATGAAGCCAAGTCATTCTTTTTGCAGCCAGACAGATTATCCTGTACACATTCCACTTTGGCCTATACACAATTAAACTACAGTTTTATTACAGTTGGTCCACCATTTAGTGTGCTAGTGATGGGAATTCCAGCCCTTTTACTGAGTCAAATAATTTGGTTTATAAAATAGTTTTGGCTC
This genomic interval from Pangasianodon hypophthalmus isolate fPanHyp1 chromosome 4, fPanHyp1.pri, whole genome shotgun sequence contains the following:
- the LOC113540033 gene encoding 4F2 cell-surface antigen heavy chain, giving the protein MSTEADMKEVELNEMEQEKQSMNTDTEKNGCVKVKVPEEKEVKFTGLTKEELMRVAGTTGWVRIRWVLLVLFWLGWVGMLAGAVVIIVQAPRCKPVPDMHWWNEGPLYQISDVNSYSEGIKGIENNLDSLNQLKVKGLILGPIHTVQEDQMSTLNLKDIDPVLGTQKDLDSLLERAHKKGISIVLNLTPNYKGAAAWFNNVAAALEKFQDACAYWLQQGVDGFLISDMSQVVNTATWKSIQNVIHPNTTEGTKKSALIGSFTKLPADNVSLLLENTGVDLLLTRLQSFNLSGVQEAEDIMKLYPSHSSLAWSLSKHTSDLPTRLYHMLLFTLPGTPVFNRGDEVGLIEGESLTGIWDLESPAEENNETAKTVRAERSAVRSFFKALSDLRGKERALLHGEYASLHSSISSFAFLRLWDQSERFITALNWGNSPVTMTLTNSDLPAEARVRLSTDAEKLAVDRMVPLEKLQLEAKQAVLLSYPYTG